A genomic region of Pseudopipra pipra isolate bDixPip1 chromosome W, bDixPip1.hap1, whole genome shotgun sequence contains the following coding sequences:
- the LOC135406489 gene encoding medium-chain specific acyl-CoA dehydrogenase, mitochondrial-like isoform X4, producing MPVIIAGNEQQQKKYLGRMTEEPLMCAYCVTEPGAGSDVAGIKTRAERKGDEYVINGQKMWITNGGKANWYFLLARTDPDPRAPASKAFTGFIVEANSPGIQIGRKELNMGQRCSDTRGIVFEDVRVPKENMLIAEGAGFKIAMGAFDKTRPPVAAGAVGLAKRALDEATRYALERKTFGKPIVEHQAVAFLLAEMAMKVELARLAYQRAAWEVDAGRRNTFYASVAKAFAGDVANQVATDAVQIFGGNGFNTEYPVEKLMRDAKIYQVFGTAQGCAILAGPELCASILESLQRCSFRWGTTGEVWGDPAAGKVPLPGRLDLQTGLQPAGKVWVHVCSSLVLPGHLSAPERLIRGVRKKTRQGHLLDWVFLCL from the exons ATGCCGGTGATCATCGCTGGgaatgagcagcagcagaagaaatacTTGGGAAGGATGACAGAGGAGCCCCTCATGTGT GCCTACTGTGTGACGGAGCCTGGCGCGGGCTCGGACGTGGCCGGAATCAAGACCCGGGCGGAGCGGAAGGGAGACGAGTACGTCATCAACGGGCAGAAGATGTGGATCACCAACGGCGGGAAGGCCAACTG GTATTTCCTGCTTGCCCGCACTGACCCCGACCCCCGAGCCCCGGCCAGCAAAGCCTTCACGGGGTTTATTGTGGAGGCCAACAGCCCCGGCATCCAGATCGGCAGGAAG GAGCTGAACATGGGCCAGCGCTGCTCGGACACGCGCGGGATCGTCTTCGAGGACGTCCGAGTCCCCAAGGAGAACATGCTGATCGCGGAGGGTGCTGGCTTCAAGATCGCCATGGGCGCCTTTGACAAGACCAGGCCCCCC GTGGCAGCGGGGGCCGTGGGGCTGGCGAAACGAGCGCTCGACGAGGCCACAAGGTACGCGCTGGAGAGGAAAACCTTCGGGAAACCCATCGTAGAG CACCAGGCCGTGGCGTTCCTGCTGGCAGAGATGGCCATGAAGGTGGAGCTGGCCCGGCTGGCGTACCAGCGCGCGGCCTGGGAGGTGGATGCCGGCCGCCGCAACACCTTCTATGCCTCCGTCGCCAAGGCCTTTGCCGGGGACGTCGCCAACCAGGTGGCCACCGATGCCGTGCAGATCTTTGGGGGGAACGGGTTCAACACAGAATATCCCGTGGAGAAGCTCATGAGGGATGCCAAAATCTACCAG GTCTTTGggacagcccagggctgtgccattTTGGCTGGCCCAGAGCTGTGCGCCAGCATTTTGGAGAGTCTGCAGCGCTGCAGCTTCCGGTGGGGCACGACAGGTGAGGTTTGGGGTGACCCAGCTGCTGGCAAGGTCCCTCTTCCAGGGCGTTTGGATCTCCAGACGGGTCTCCAGCCAGCTGGAAAGGTGTGGGTGCATGTGTGCAGCTCCCTGGTGCTTCCTGGGCACCTGTCAGCTCCCGAGAGACTGATCCGTGgggtgagaaagaaaacacGCCAGGGGCACTTGTTAGATTGGGTCTTTTTGTGTCTGTAA
- the LOC135406489 gene encoding medium-chain specific acyl-CoA dehydrogenase, mitochondrial-like isoform X2, with protein sequence MSALSVSRQLLRTVVWHGWRSSSSKPAPNVHLSKPGAGFSFELTDEQKEFQATARKFALEEIIPVAAQYDKTGEYPVPLIKRAWELGLMNSHIPESCGGLGLGSFEACLITEELAYGCTGVQTAIEANSLGQMPVIIAGNEQQQKKYLGRMTEEPLMCAYCVTEPGAGSDVAGIKTRAERKGDEYVINGQKMWITNGGKANWYFLLARTDPDPRAPASKAFTGFIVEANSPGIQIGRKELNMGQRCSDTRGIVFEDVRVPKENMLIAEGAGFKIAMGAFDKTRPPVAAGAVGLAKRALDEATRYALERKTFGKPIVEHQAVAFLLAEMAMKVELARLAYQRAAWEVDAGRRNTFYASVAKAFAGDVANQVATDAVQIFGGNGFNTEYPVEKLMRDAKIYQIYEGTAQIQRVIIAREHLGRYRA encoded by the exons ATGTCCGCGCTCAGCGTCAGCCGG cagctgcttcgGACCGTGGTCTGGCATGGCTGGAGGTCGAGCTCCAGCAAACCTGCCCCAAATGTGCACCTGAGCAAACCTGGGGCCGGGTTCAGCTTCG AACTGACAGATGAACAGAAGGAATTCCAAGCCACTGCCCGGAAATTTGCTCTGGAGGAGATTATTCCTGTTGCTGCTCAGTATGACAAGACTGGCGAG TATCCTGTGCCACTCATCAAACGGGCCTGGGAGCTTGGGCTGATGAATTCCCACATCCCAGAGAGCTGTG GGGGATTGGGGCTGGGCTCCTTCGAGGCATGTTTGATCACGGAGGAGCTGGCCTACGGATGCACCGGGGTGCAGACAGCCATCGAGGCCAATTCCCTGGGG CAAATGCCGGTGATCATCGCTGGgaatgagcagcagcagaagaaatacTTGGGAAGGATGACAGAGGAGCCCCTCATGTGT GCCTACTGTGTGACGGAGCCTGGCGCGGGCTCGGACGTGGCCGGAATCAAGACCCGGGCGGAGCGGAAGGGAGACGAGTACGTCATCAACGGGCAGAAGATGTGGATCACCAACGGCGGGAAGGCCAACTG GTATTTCCTGCTTGCCCGCACTGACCCCGACCCCCGAGCCCCGGCCAGCAAAGCCTTCACGGGGTTTATTGTGGAGGCCAACAGCCCCGGCATCCAGATCGGCAGGAAG GAGCTGAACATGGGCCAGCGCTGCTCGGACACGCGCGGGATCGTCTTCGAGGACGTCCGAGTCCCCAAGGAGAACATGCTGATCGCGGAGGGTGCTGGCTTCAAGATCGCCATGGGCGCCTTTGACAAGACCAGGCCCCCC GTGGCAGCGGGGGCCGTGGGGCTGGCGAAACGAGCGCTCGACGAGGCCACAAGGTACGCGCTGGAGAGGAAAACCTTCGGGAAACCCATCGTAGAG CACCAGGCCGTGGCGTTCCTGCTGGCAGAGATGGCCATGAAGGTGGAGCTGGCCCGGCTGGCGTACCAGCGCGCGGCCTGGGAGGTGGATGCCGGCCGCCGCAACACCTTCTATGCCTCCGTCGCCAAGGCCTTTGCCGGGGACGTCGCCAACCAGGTGGCCACCGATGCCGTGCAGATCTTTGGGGGGAACGGGTTCAACACAGAATATCCCGTGGAGAAGCTCATGAGGGATGCCAAAATCTACCAG ATCTACGAGGGCACGGCGCAGATCCAGCGGGTGATCATCGCCCGCGAGCACCTGGGCAGGTACAGGGCCTGA
- the LOC135406489 gene encoding medium-chain specific acyl-CoA dehydrogenase, mitochondrial-like isoform X1 → MSALSVSRQFGKKAQARRENLDEKGKYHFTTSVACENPTDNTSPSGSCPPHSLSCASLTPQLCLPGSIPVLPTVLHLLVLQQLLRTVVWHGWRSSSSKPAPNVHLSKPGAGFSFELTDEQKEFQATARKFALEEIIPVAAQYDKTGEYPVPLIKRAWELGLMNSHIPESCGGLGLGSFEACLITEELAYGCTGVQTAIEANSLGQMPVIIAGNEQQQKKYLGRMTEEPLMCAYCVTEPGAGSDVAGIKTRAERKGDEYVINGQKMWITNGGKANWYFLLARTDPDPRAPASKAFTGFIVEANSPGIQIGRKELNMGQRCSDTRGIVFEDVRVPKENMLIAEGAGFKIAMGAFDKTRPPVAAGAVGLAKRALDEATRYALERKTFGKPIVEHQAVAFLLAEMAMKVELARLAYQRAAWEVDAGRRNTFYASVAKAFAGDVANQVATDAVQIFGGNGFNTEYPVEKLMRDAKIYQIYEGTAQIQRVIIAREHLGRYRA, encoded by the exons ATGTCCGCGCTCAGCGTCAGCCGG CAGTTTGGCAAGAAAGCTCAGGCAAGAAGGGAAAACCTGgatgagaagggaaaatatCATTTTACAACATCTGTGGCTTGTGAAAACCCCACGGATAACACTTCACCTTCTGGAAGCTGCCCCCCCCATTCCCTGAGCTGTGCATCACTGactccacagctctgccttccagGCTCTATCCCAGTTCTTCCCACAGTTCTTCACCTTTTGGTTTTACAG cagctgcttcgGACCGTGGTCTGGCATGGCTGGAGGTCGAGCTCCAGCAAACCTGCCCCAAATGTGCACCTGAGCAAACCTGGGGCCGGGTTCAGCTTCG AACTGACAGATGAACAGAAGGAATTCCAAGCCACTGCCCGGAAATTTGCTCTGGAGGAGATTATTCCTGTTGCTGCTCAGTATGACAAGACTGGCGAG TATCCTGTGCCACTCATCAAACGGGCCTGGGAGCTTGGGCTGATGAATTCCCACATCCCAGAGAGCTGTG GGGGATTGGGGCTGGGCTCCTTCGAGGCATGTTTGATCACGGAGGAGCTGGCCTACGGATGCACCGGGGTGCAGACAGCCATCGAGGCCAATTCCCTGGGG CAAATGCCGGTGATCATCGCTGGgaatgagcagcagcagaagaaatacTTGGGAAGGATGACAGAGGAGCCCCTCATGTGT GCCTACTGTGTGACGGAGCCTGGCGCGGGCTCGGACGTGGCCGGAATCAAGACCCGGGCGGAGCGGAAGGGAGACGAGTACGTCATCAACGGGCAGAAGATGTGGATCACCAACGGCGGGAAGGCCAACTG GTATTTCCTGCTTGCCCGCACTGACCCCGACCCCCGAGCCCCGGCCAGCAAAGCCTTCACGGGGTTTATTGTGGAGGCCAACAGCCCCGGCATCCAGATCGGCAGGAAG GAGCTGAACATGGGCCAGCGCTGCTCGGACACGCGCGGGATCGTCTTCGAGGACGTCCGAGTCCCCAAGGAGAACATGCTGATCGCGGAGGGTGCTGGCTTCAAGATCGCCATGGGCGCCTTTGACAAGACCAGGCCCCCC GTGGCAGCGGGGGCCGTGGGGCTGGCGAAACGAGCGCTCGACGAGGCCACAAGGTACGCGCTGGAGAGGAAAACCTTCGGGAAACCCATCGTAGAG CACCAGGCCGTGGCGTTCCTGCTGGCAGAGATGGCCATGAAGGTGGAGCTGGCCCGGCTGGCGTACCAGCGCGCGGCCTGGGAGGTGGATGCCGGCCGCCGCAACACCTTCTATGCCTCCGTCGCCAAGGCCTTTGCCGGGGACGTCGCCAACCAGGTGGCCACCGATGCCGTGCAGATCTTTGGGGGGAACGGGTTCAACACAGAATATCCCGTGGAGAAGCTCATGAGGGATGCCAAAATCTACCAG ATCTACGAGGGCACGGCGCAGATCCAGCGGGTGATCATCGCCCGCGAGCACCTGGGCAGGTACAGGGCCTGA
- the LOC135406489 gene encoding medium-chain specific acyl-CoA dehydrogenase, mitochondrial-like isoform X3 encodes MSALSVSRLLRTVVWHGWRSSSSKPAPNVHLSKPGAGFSFELTDEQKEFQATARKFALEEIIPVAAQYDKTGEYPVPLIKRAWELGLMNSHIPESCGGLGLGSFEACLITEELAYGCTGVQTAIEANSLGQMPVIIAGNEQQQKKYLGRMTEEPLMCAYCVTEPGAGSDVAGIKTRAERKGDEYVINGQKMWITNGGKANWYFLLARTDPDPRAPASKAFTGFIVEANSPGIQIGRKELNMGQRCSDTRGIVFEDVRVPKENMLIAEGAGFKIAMGAFDKTRPPVAAGAVGLAKRALDEATRYALERKTFGKPIVEHQAVAFLLAEMAMKVELARLAYQRAAWEVDAGRRNTFYASVAKAFAGDVANQVATDAVQIFGGNGFNTEYPVEKLMRDAKIYQIYEGTAQIQRVIIAREHLGRYRA; translated from the exons ATGTCCGCGCTCAGCGTCAGCCGG ctgcttcgGACCGTGGTCTGGCATGGCTGGAGGTCGAGCTCCAGCAAACCTGCCCCAAATGTGCACCTGAGCAAACCTGGGGCCGGGTTCAGCTTCG AACTGACAGATGAACAGAAGGAATTCCAAGCCACTGCCCGGAAATTTGCTCTGGAGGAGATTATTCCTGTTGCTGCTCAGTATGACAAGACTGGCGAG TATCCTGTGCCACTCATCAAACGGGCCTGGGAGCTTGGGCTGATGAATTCCCACATCCCAGAGAGCTGTG GGGGATTGGGGCTGGGCTCCTTCGAGGCATGTTTGATCACGGAGGAGCTGGCCTACGGATGCACCGGGGTGCAGACAGCCATCGAGGCCAATTCCCTGGGG CAAATGCCGGTGATCATCGCTGGgaatgagcagcagcagaagaaatacTTGGGAAGGATGACAGAGGAGCCCCTCATGTGT GCCTACTGTGTGACGGAGCCTGGCGCGGGCTCGGACGTGGCCGGAATCAAGACCCGGGCGGAGCGGAAGGGAGACGAGTACGTCATCAACGGGCAGAAGATGTGGATCACCAACGGCGGGAAGGCCAACTG GTATTTCCTGCTTGCCCGCACTGACCCCGACCCCCGAGCCCCGGCCAGCAAAGCCTTCACGGGGTTTATTGTGGAGGCCAACAGCCCCGGCATCCAGATCGGCAGGAAG GAGCTGAACATGGGCCAGCGCTGCTCGGACACGCGCGGGATCGTCTTCGAGGACGTCCGAGTCCCCAAGGAGAACATGCTGATCGCGGAGGGTGCTGGCTTCAAGATCGCCATGGGCGCCTTTGACAAGACCAGGCCCCCC GTGGCAGCGGGGGCCGTGGGGCTGGCGAAACGAGCGCTCGACGAGGCCACAAGGTACGCGCTGGAGAGGAAAACCTTCGGGAAACCCATCGTAGAG CACCAGGCCGTGGCGTTCCTGCTGGCAGAGATGGCCATGAAGGTGGAGCTGGCCCGGCTGGCGTACCAGCGCGCGGCCTGGGAGGTGGATGCCGGCCGCCGCAACACCTTCTATGCCTCCGTCGCCAAGGCCTTTGCCGGGGACGTCGCCAACCAGGTGGCCACCGATGCCGTGCAGATCTTTGGGGGGAACGGGTTCAACACAGAATATCCCGTGGAGAAGCTCATGAGGGATGCCAAAATCTACCAG ATCTACGAGGGCACGGCGCAGATCCAGCGGGTGATCATCGCCCGCGAGCACCTGGGCAGGTACAGGGCCTGA